A section of the Planctomicrobium piriforme genome encodes:
- a CDS encoding type II toxin-antitoxin system HipA family toxin, protein MPSLMRLATDMAGKMSISGMQEKVSLKLSDDKSQLAVAPSDGRYILKPEPSRFAFVPQNEHLTMSLARLVGIEVPPFGLFELTDGAVAYLIKRFDRGDDGAKVLMEDFCQLAGKPLRDKYDGSGELCVRILRQFASEPLIEIRKLFKMLLFSWCVSNGDQHLKNFSLFTQAGGIRRLTPAYDLICTRLPIPGDRSLALTIGGKKSNLSRKLWLDFARYCQIPERAAVRLLSEQVEALEPAVALIHNSLLPDDLKAEYEAILRENTEQLSGRN, encoded by the coding sequence TTGCCGTCGCTCATGCGACTGGCAACGGACATGGCGGGGAAGATGTCCATTTCCGGGATGCAGGAGAAGGTCTCCCTCAAACTGTCGGACGACAAATCACAGCTTGCAGTCGCACCGAGCGACGGGCGATACATTCTCAAACCGGAGCCGTCACGTTTTGCGTTCGTGCCTCAGAACGAACATCTGACGATGAGCCTGGCTCGGCTGGTGGGGATCGAAGTCCCGCCATTCGGCTTGTTCGAACTCACAGACGGAGCCGTGGCCTACCTCATCAAACGCTTCGACCGCGGAGACGACGGCGCCAAGGTTCTGATGGAGGACTTCTGCCAATTGGCGGGAAAACCACTTCGGGACAAGTATGACGGCTCCGGCGAGCTTTGTGTGCGCATCTTGCGGCAGTTCGCATCTGAGCCGCTGATCGAGATTCGCAAGCTGTTCAAGATGCTGCTCTTTAGTTGGTGCGTTTCCAACGGCGACCAGCATCTCAAAAACTTCTCGCTGTTCACCCAGGCAGGCGGCATACGGCGGCTGACTCCTGCCTACGATCTGATTTGTACTCGACTGCCCATTCCGGGCGACCGCAGTCTCGCTCTCACGATCGGCGGGAAGAAAAGCAATCTCAGTCGAAAATTGTGGCTCGATTTTGCCCGTTACTGCCAAATCCCCGAACGAGCAGCAGTGCGACTCTTGTCGGAACAAGTAGAAGCTCTCGAGCCTGCGGTGGCCCTCATCCACAATTCACTTCTTCCGGACGACCTGAAAGCCGAATACGAAGCGATCTTGCGAGAGAACACGGAACAACTTTCAGGACGAAACTGA
- a CDS encoding HipA N-terminal domain-containing protein: protein MKRIARVNISGQLVGFLEEESGRTSFAYTNNWLSHPDAQPVSLTLPLRIEPYTYDGLHPFFENLLPEGWLFDIASKKLKISKDDPFGMLVATCADCVGAVEIVPANTAEVVP, encoded by the coding sequence ATGAAGCGAATTGCCAGGGTGAACATCTCCGGTCAATTGGTGGGCTTCCTTGAAGAGGAAAGCGGGCGCACCTCCTTTGCTTATACGAACAATTGGCTTTCTCATCCCGACGCTCAACCGGTGTCGCTCACACTTCCTCTTCGGATCGAGCCGTACACGTATGACGGCTTGCATCCCTTCTTTGAAAACCTGCTGCCTGAAGGCTGGCTGTTCGATATCGCCTCGAAGAAGCTCAAAATCTCCAAGGATGATCCATTCGGAATGCTTGTGGCGACGTGTGCGGACTGCGTTGGGGCAGTCGAAATTGTTCCCGCAAACACCGCTGAGGTCGTCCCGTGA
- a CDS encoding helix-turn-helix domain-containing protein, whose product MSDQATISAQKMGDLVRQRRQANNLTQRELSELAGVGLRLVSELERGKATLRTDAVNRVLAVFGLMLGAIPSPRNAGDTGDTT is encoded by the coding sequence GTGAGCGATCAAGCAACCATCAGTGCCCAGAAAATGGGTGATCTCGTGCGCCAACGTCGTCAGGCAAATAACCTGACGCAACGTGAACTCAGCGAGTTGGCCGGCGTCGGACTCCGTCTCGTGTCGGAGTTGGAACGTGGAAAGGCCACACTACGGACGGATGCAGTCAATCGCGTCCTGGCAGTCTTCGGTCTGATGCTGGGAGCGATCCCATCGCCTCGTAATGCCGGTGACACAGGTGATACGACATGA
- a CDS encoding NADH-quinone oxidoreductase subunit D, which translates to MSTQLDDQRVIEFDVRTDEMLINMGPQHPSTHGVLRLLLRTDGEIVHEVTPHIGYLHRCAEKIGENLNGPQWVPYSDRMDYLAAMNMNLGVSLAFEKLLGLEVPEKAMVVRVVISELGRIASHLMGMGAYGLDLGSFTPFLYAFRERDIILDLFEEVCGARLTYSYITIGGATHDLPDMIPFPSGLAALTGQTAGGPITWIEAVQRFLDWLEKRISEYHTLLTRNSIFIKRTAGLGVLSAEMAISHSCTGPVLRGSGIDDDLRRDGERIYTRMYAGYDFAVPVAPFTPRDRVPSEVVLGDNWCRFYVRMREVAESIKLVRQGLARYPTAEGTHRVPFKMNTKLPVDEAYLETEAPRGHMGFYIVGDGQAEPLRARAKSSSFCNLSVTGPLCAGVLLADIPAILGSLDVVMGEIDR; encoded by the coding sequence ATGTCGACGCAGCTTGACGATCAACGGGTTATCGAGTTCGACGTGCGAACTGATGAGATGCTCATCAACATGGGCCCTCAACATCCCAGCACGCACGGCGTGCTGCGGCTGCTGCTGCGTACCGACGGCGAAATCGTTCACGAAGTCACGCCGCACATCGGCTATCTCCATCGCTGTGCCGAAAAGATCGGCGAGAACCTGAACGGTCCCCAATGGGTGCCCTATTCAGACCGCATGGATTACCTCGCCGCCATGAACATGAATCTCGGCGTCTCGCTGGCGTTCGAGAAGTTGCTGGGCCTCGAAGTTCCCGAGAAAGCGATGGTGGTCCGGGTCGTCATTTCCGAGCTGGGCCGCATCGCCAGCCACCTGATGGGCATGGGCGCCTACGGGCTCGACCTGGGCAGCTTCACCCCGTTTCTCTATGCCTTCCGAGAACGCGACATCATCCTCGATCTGTTCGAGGAAGTCTGCGGCGCCCGACTCACCTACAGTTACATCACCATCGGCGGCGCGACGCACGACCTGCCAGATATGATTCCGTTTCCCAGCGGTCTGGCCGCCCTCACCGGTCAAACCGCCGGTGGGCCGATTACCTGGATCGAAGCCGTGCAGCGGTTTCTCGACTGGCTGGAAAAGCGGATCAGCGAATACCACACGCTGCTCACTCGCAATTCGATCTTCATCAAACGCACCGCCGGCCTCGGCGTTCTCTCTGCCGAAATGGCGATTAGCCACAGTTGCACGGGGCCAGTCCTGCGCGGCAGCGGCATCGACGACGACCTCCGTCGCGACGGCGAGCGGATCTACACGCGAATGTACGCAGGCTACGATTTCGCCGTCCCGGTGGCGCCATTCACACCGCGGGATCGCGTTCCCAGTGAAGTCGTGCTGGGCGACAACTGGTGCCGGTTCTATGTGCGGATGCGCGAAGTCGCCGAGTCAATCAAACTTGTCCGCCAGGGACTCGCCCGTTATCCAACCGCCGAGGGAACGCACCGCGTCCCGTTCAAGATGAACACGAAACTCCCAGTCGACGAAGCCTATCTGGAAACGGAAGCCCCTCGCGGGCACATGGGCTTCTACATCGTCGGCGACGGCCAGGCCGAGCCGCTCCGGGCACGCGCCAAAAGCTCCAGCTTCTGCAACCTCTCCGTCACGGGCCCCCTCTGTGCCGGCGTGCTGCTGGCTGACATCCCCGCCATCCTCGGCTCACTCGACGTCGTGATGGGTGAAATTGACAGGTAG
- a CDS encoding NADH-quinone oxidoreductase subunit C, translated as MTAQDIHQKLLAEFGGDVILAFKADVKDPWIEIAPPAIPRVCDFLRTAPGLQFDMLCNLCGVDYFEPDAKLAAKFPYQPHVEVVYHLRSLKLQHRIVLKVKVPRWLQNEPGRLPEVPTVSNVWGSANWHEREAFDLVGIHFVGHPNLVRILCADDWVGHPLRKDYEMPLEYHGVRGR; from the coding sequence ATGACCGCCCAGGACATTCACCAGAAACTGCTGGCCGAATTCGGCGGCGACGTCATTCTCGCATTCAAGGCGGATGTGAAAGATCCCTGGATCGAAATCGCCCCGCCCGCCATCCCCAGGGTGTGCGACTTCCTCCGAACCGCACCTGGGTTGCAGTTCGACATGCTCTGCAATCTGTGCGGCGTCGATTACTTCGAACCCGACGCCAAACTCGCGGCAAAGTTTCCGTATCAGCCGCATGTCGAGGTGGTCTATCACCTCCGCAGTCTGAAACTGCAGCACCGCATTGTCCTCAAAGTGAAGGTTCCTCGCTGGCTGCAGAATGAGCCCGGCCGGCTGCCTGAAGTGCCGACCGTCTCCAACGTCTGGGGCTCGGCCAACTGGCATGAGCGCGAAGCTTTCGATTTGGTCGGCATCCACTTCGTCGGACATCCGAATCTCGTGCGGATCTTGTGCGCCGACGACTGGGTCGGCCATCCCCTCCGCAAAGACTACGAAATGCCGCTCGAATACCACGGCGTACGGGGACGGTAA
- a CDS encoding NADH-quinone oxidoreductase subunit A — translation MTDLTLHFLLFIAAGAVLILAPLVIGIFIRPNLPTEEKVAVYECGEPTIGSSYIQFDIRFYVVALLFIIFDVEVVFFFPWATVFGGATQLADARLSEPTRMNLTDRLLSLPPGTTTPETMINPPEALSLAGTGMVDILTFFGVLLVGFAYVWHRGDLDWVRAMVKRAQASPAPHRTPSIAESPAPRELVS, via the coding sequence ATGACGGATCTGACGCTGCACTTTCTGCTCTTCATCGCCGCCGGAGCGGTGCTGATCCTCGCGCCCCTGGTCATAGGGATTTTTATCCGCCCCAATTTGCCGACCGAGGAAAAAGTCGCGGTCTATGAGTGCGGCGAACCGACGATCGGCTCGAGCTACATCCAGTTCGACATCCGGTTTTATGTCGTTGCCCTGCTGTTCATTATCTTCGACGTTGAAGTCGTCTTCTTCTTCCCCTGGGCGACCGTGTTCGGCGGAGCGACGCAACTGGCCGATGCCCGCTTGTCAGAACCCACGCGCATGAATCTGACTGACCGTTTACTGAGCCTCCCGCCCGGCACAACGACGCCGGAAACGATGATCAATCCGCCAGAAGCTCTGAGTCTGGCCGGAACCGGCATGGTGGACATTCTGACCTTTTTCGGCGTGCTACTCGTCGGATTTGCCTATGTGTGGCATCGCGGAGACCTCGACTGGGTGCGGGCGATGGTCAAACGGGCACAAGCCTCACCGGCCCCGCATCGCACGCCGTCGATCGCGGAATCGCCCGCCCCTCGCGAACTGGTGAGCTGA